From the genome of Metarhizium brunneum chromosome 4, complete sequence, one region includes:
- the SAC6 gene encoding Fimbrin gives MNVLQLRKKFPQLADEITSLSGNFQRLDIDDKGYLDEATAIKATQQSENQPYDVVRQALREVELDSSRRVELEDYLGVRLVLPSLHPTVTQKFLCSGSILPLPIFANRKLQLITKLRDSSPAQKRLSTGPQPASPSGVVAQRTGGRGQGHVSKSSVGGKIQVQGSSANVTHTIDEDERTEFTRHINAVLDGDADIGSRLPFPTDTFQMFDECKDGLVLAKLINDSVPDTIDERILNIAGRKTKTLNAFQMTENNNLVIESAKGIGCSVVNIGAGDIIEVREHLILGLIWQIIRRGLLSKIDIKLHPELYRLLRKGEELEKFLRLPPEQILLRWFNYHLKAANWPRRFVHTTMYLNWKSSNSYLRSVNNFSDDIKDGENYTVLLSQIGREYGCTRAPLDTRDKLQRAEQVLQEADKLGCRKFLTPKSLVGGNSKLNLAFVANLFNNHPALEPITDEEKVKVKVEDFDAEGDREARVFTLWLNSLDVRPPVVSFFNDIGNGYVLLQAFDKIIKGSVFWRGVRKPRSLDNDPTKNNSPQIVNPDDEESESEHLERILDMELFQALQNTNQVIDIGKKHGMILRNTEGSNITRGDRTLTLGFVWQLMRKDINVTLASLAQKLGKKEMTDEIMVDWANKMAHKGGHASSIRSFKDRSISSGVFLLNVLKGMESSYVDDELVTAGDNDERAYMNAKLSISIARKMGATIWLVPEDICQVRYKLVTSFVASLMATHEKL, from the exons ATGAATGTCCTCCAATTGCGAAA AAAATTCCCCCAGTTAGCAGATGAAATTACCTCGCTCTCTGGCAACTTCCAGCGTCTCGATATCGACGACAAGGGCTACTTGGACGAAGCTaccgccatcaaggccactCAACAGAGCGAGAATCAGCCATATGATGTGGTGCGACAGGCTCTCAGGGAAGTTGAGCTGGACTCTTCGCGGCGTGTAGAGCTTGAAGATTACCTCGGGGTGCGTCTTGTCCTACCATCCCTACACCCAACCGTCACTCAAAAATTCCTGTGCTCTGGTTCTATCCTGCCACTCCCAATATTCGCTAATCGCAAGCTCCAGCTCATTACCAAACTTCGCGACTCCTCGCCGGCTCAGAAGCGACTATCCACTGGCCCGCAGCCAGCTAGCCCCAGTGGCGTTGTAGCTCAACGCACTGGCGGGCGCGGACAAGGTCATGTATCCAAGAGCAGCGTCGGCGGCAAGATTCAGGTTCAAGGGTCCAGTGCAAACGTCACCCACACTATCGACGAGGATGAAAGAACCGAATTCACGCGCCACATCAACGCCGTGCTGGATGGTGACGCTGATATTGGCAGCCGGCTTCCCTTCCCCACCGATACCTTCCAAATGTTCGACGAGTGCAAGGATGGCTTGGTCCTGGCCAAGCTGATCAACGATAGTGTGCCTGACACCATCGACGAACGAATCCTCAACATAGCTGGccgcaagaccaagactCTCAATGCGTTTCAAATGACCGAGAACAACAACCTTGTCATTGAATCAGCCAAGGGTATTGGCTGTTCCGTCGTCAATATTGGTGCTGGAGACATCATTGAGGTCCGTGAGCATCTCATCCTCGGTCTCATCTGGCAGATTATTCGACGCGGTCTTCTGAGTAAAATTGACATCAAACTCCACCCTGAACTGTACCGCCTCCTGAGAAAAGGTGAGGAGCTTGAGAAGTTCCTCCGTCTGCCCCCGGAGCAGATCCTCTTGCGATGGTTTAATTACCACCTCAAGGCCGCTAACTGGCCCAGAAGGTTTGTCCATACCACCATGTACCTCAACTGGAAATCCTCTAACTCCTATCTCCGTAGTGTGAACAACTTCTCAGATGACATAAAAGATGGCGAAAATTATACCGTCCTCCTCAGCCAAATCGGCCGCGAGTACGGCTGTACGCGCGCGCCCCTCGACACAAGAGACAAGCTCCAACGCGCTGAACAAGTCCTTCAGGAGGCTGACAAACTCGGCTGCCGCAAATTCTTGACACCAAAATCTCTTGTTGGCGGTAACTCCAAGCTCAACCTCGCCTTCGTCGCTAACCTCTTCAACAACCACCCTGCTCTCGAACCCATCACAGACGAAGAGAAGGTAAAGGTCAAAGTGGAAGATTTCGACGCTGAGGGCGACCGCGAAGCCCGCGTCTTCACTCTCTGGCTCAACAGTCTTGATGTGCGGCCGCCTGTGGTCTCCTTCTTTAATGATATTGGCAACGGGTATGTcctgctccaagccttcgACAAGATTATCAAAGGCAGCGTGTTTTGGCGTGGCGTGCGCAAACCCAGATCCCTCGACAACGACCCCACCAAAAACAACAGTCCACAGATTGTCAACCCCGACGATGAGGAGTCCGAAAGCGAACATCTGGAGAGAATTCTTGACATGGAGCTTTTCCAGGCTCTCCAGAATACAAATCAAGTGATTGATATTGGTAAAAAGCATGGCATGATCCTCCGAAACACCGAAGGCTCCAATATTACAAGAGGCGATAGAACCCTTACCTTGGGATTCGTATGGCAGCTTATGCGCAAGGACATCAACGTAACTCTAGCCTCGCTCGCTCAGAAGCTTGGGAAAAAGGAAATGACGGACGAGATCATGGTCGACTGGGCCAACAAGATGGCTCACAAGGGCGGCCACGCATCTTCCATACGCAGCTTCAAGGACCGGTCCATCTCATCCGGTGTATTCCTTTTGAATGTGCTGAAGGGCATGGAGAGCAGCTACGTCGATGATGAACTTGTTACAGCCGGCGACAATGATGAGAGGGCCTACATGAATGCCAAGTTGAGCATCAGCATTGCCAGAAAGATGGGAGCGACTATTTGGTTGGTTCCGGAGGATATTTGCCAAGTTCGCTATAAATTGGTGACTTCTTTTGTTG CTTCTTTGATGGCGACACATGAAAAGTTGTGA